The Pseudomonas sp. IAC-BECa141 genome contains the following window.
TGCACCACGATTCCGAAACCATCATCGGGCAAGCGCTGACCATCGCCCGTGGCGACAACCTCACCGCCAGCGACGGCAGCGCGCTGCACCTGCAAGCCAACACGTTGTGCGTCCACGGTGACAACGCCAGTTCAGTGGCCGCCGTGCAACGCATTCGTCAGGCCCTGAACGAGCAGAGCGCGCCATGAATCCGCGGGTGGAAGTGGTGGCGCTGGATTGCCTGATGCTGCGCCTGTTCGATGAAATCGCCGAAACCAACATGCCGTGGATGCTCGCCGCCAGTGAGCGCTTACGCACAGTGTTCGGCGAAAAACTGATCGATCTGGTGCCCTCGTACACCACGTTGATGGTGCATTACGACCTGACCGGATTGAATCCGAATCAGGCTCGGGAGTTGATTGCCGAAGCCTTGATCGACCTGTCGCCGGATGCGCGCACCGGCGGCCAGCGTCATGTGCTGCCGGTCTGGTACGACCTGAGTGTCGGCCCGGAACTGAGCTTGCTGTCGCAACGCAGCGGTTTGTCGGTGGAAGAAGTGATTCGCCGTCACAGTGCTCGGGAATATCAGGTGTTCGCGCTCGGTTTTGCACCGGGGTTTGCCTTTATGGGGCTGGTGGAAGAAGTCCTCGCGGCACCGCGTCTGAACACCCCACGCAAGAAAGTCGCCGCCGGCAGCGTCGGCATTGCCGAACGGCAGACAGCGGCGTATCCGGTGGTGTCACCCGGTGGCTGGAACCTGATCGGTCGCACACCGGCAAAACTGTTCGACCGTGAGCGCGATGGCTACAGCCTGATGCAGCCCGGCGATACCGTGCGTTTCGAAGCAGTGAGCCACGCCGAATTCATCCGTCTTGGCGGTGACGACACGCCTCTGGAGGCCTTGGCATGAGCCGACTGACAATTGAGGCGAGTACGCCGCTGTGCCTGTTACAGGACGCCGGGCGGTTTGGCGTGCGCCATCTGGGCGTGACCCAGGGCGGCGCGGCGGACTGGCGGTCGATGGCCTGGGCCAACTGGCTGCTGGGCAACGGGCTGGATTTGCCGGTGATCGAAATCACCCTCGGCGGTTTTACGGTGGTGGCTGAAGAAGATTGCCTGCTGGCATTGGCGGGTGCCGATCTTGGCGCGCAGATCGACGGTGAGGCGTTGGCGCCGTGGCGCAGTTTCAAACTGCGCAAAGGGCAGACCTTGAAGTTCACCCAGCCGTTGCTGGGCGCGCGGGCCTATCTGGCGGCGCCCGGCGGTTTCAGTGCGCCGAAAGTGCTGGGTAGCAGTGCCACGGTGGTCCGTGAGGAACTGGGTGGTCTCGATGGTTTCGGCTTGCCATTGGCCAAGGGCGCCTCGCTGAGTTATCAGGGCGAAACCCTATTGATGCGTGAGGTTCCGGCACAGCATCTACCGGACCTGCGCCTCGACGCGCCGCTCGATCTGGTACTCGGCGCGCAGATCGGTCAGTTCAGCGGGCAGAGCCTGTTCGATGCATTCAACAAGGCCTGGACGCTGGACAGTCGCGCCGATCGCATGGGCATTCGCCTGTTGGGGACGGCGTTGCAGTATCAGGGCAAGCCGATGATTTCCGAGGGCATTCCGCTGGGCGCGGTGCAAGTGCCGCCGGATGGGCAGCCGATCGTGTTGCTCAATGACCGGCAGACCATTGGCGGTTATCCGCGACTGGGCGCGTTGACGCCGTTGGCACTGGCGCGTCTGGCACAGTGTCTGCCGGGAGCGAAGGTCAGGTTGCGCCCGGTGGTGCAGGAAGTGGCACATCGGGAACACGTCGGGTATCTGAAGCGCTTTATCGATCGCTGAAAGCATCGTCGGAACGCCGCCCGGAGCAAGCCCCTCCCACAGTGTTCGAGATGTACACGAAATTCATGTACACCACCGATACCTGTGGGAGCGGGCTTGCCCGCGATAGCGTCAGTGCAGGCAGCCGATTATTTGGACAAAAACCGCATCCCTTCTTCCAGACCGCGCAACGTCAGCGGATACATCTGATCCTCGATCAAGTCCCGAACGATATTGGTCGACGATGTGTAGCCCCACGTATCTTTCGGATAAGGATTGATCCAGATGAGCTTCTTGTACTTCTCCATGAAGCGCTGCATCCACACGTAACCCGGCTCTTCGTTCCAGTGCTCGACGCTGCCGCCGGCCTGGGTGATTTCATAGGGTGCCATCGCGGCGTCACCGATGAAGATCACTTTGTAGTCGGCACCGTACTTGTGCAGCAGATCCTGGGTCGACGTGCGCTCGGAGGTGCGGCGCATGTTGTTCTTCCAGACCGATTCATAAATGAAGTTGTGGAAGTAGAAATACTCCAGGTGCTTGAACTCGGTCTTGCAGGCCGAGAACAGTTCCTCGCAGATCTTCACGTGGGCGTCCATCGAACCGCCGATGTCGAACAGCAGCAACAGCTTCACCGTGTTGCGCCGTTCCGGGCGCATCTGGATGTTCAGCAGGCCGGCGTCCTTGGCGGTGTGGTCGATGGTGCCGTCGATATCCAGCTCTTCCGCTGCGCCCTGGCGAGCGAATTTGCGCAGGCGGCGCAGGGCGACCTTGATGTTGCGGGTACCCAGCTCCACAGAGTCGTCGAGGTTTTTGTACTCGCGTTGATCCCAGACTTTCACCGCTTTGCCCTGGCGCTTGCCGGCATCGCCGACCCGGATGCCTTCCGGGTTGAAACCGCCGGAGCCGAACGGACTGGTGCCGCCGGTGCCGATCCATTTGTTGCCGCCGGCGTGGCGCTCCTTCTGTTCTTCCAGGCGTTTCTTGAACTCTTCGATCAGCTTGTCCAGACCGCCGAGGGACTGGATCTGCGCGCGTTCCTCGTCGGTCAGCGAGCGCTCGAACTCCTTGCGCAGCCAGTCTTCGGGGATCAGCGCCTGCAAGTGATCGTCGAGCTTTTCCAGGCCATTGAAGTAGGCACCGAACGCGCGGTCGAACTTGTCGAAATGCCGTTCGTCCTTCACCAGGATCGCCCGGGACAAGTAGTAGAACTCGTCCATGTCAGCGAAGGTCACGCGCTGTTTCAACGCGTTGATCAGGTCGAGCAACTCGCGCACCGACACCGGCACCTTGGCTGCACGCATTTCATTGAACAGGTTGAGCAACATGGCATCAGCCTCTTAGCGGGTGCCGCGACGGCTCATGAACGCCAGGCGCTCAAGCAGTTGCACGTCCTGTTCGTTCTTTACCAGCGCACCGGCCAGCGGCGGGATGGCTTTGGTCGGATCGCGCTCGCGCAGCACGGCTTCGCCGATGTTGTCGGCCATCAGCAGTTTCAGCCAGTCCACCAGCTCGGAGGTCGATGGCTTCTTCTTCAGGCCCGGCACCTTGCGCACGTCGAAGAACACGTCCAGCGCTTCGCTGACCAGATCCTTCTTGATGTCCGGGTAGTGAACATCGACGATTTTCTGCAGGGTGGTGCGGTCGGGGAAGGCGATGTAGTGGAAGAAGCAGCGGCGCAGGAACGCGTCCGGCAGCTCTTTCTCGTTGTTGGAGGTAATGATGATGATCGGACGCTTCTTGGCTTTGATGGTCTCGTCGATCTCGTAAACGTAGAACTCCATCTTGTCGAGTTCTTGCAGCAGGTCGTTGGGGAACTCGATGTCGGCCTTGTCGATTTCGTCGATCAGCAGAATGACGCGTTCTTCGGACTCGAACGCTTCCCAAAGCTTGCCCTTCTTCAGGTAGTTGCGCACGTCGTGGACTTTTTCATTGCCCAGTTGCGAGTCGCGCAGACGGCTGACCGCATCGTACTCGTACAGACCCTGATGGGCCTTGGTGGTGGATTTGATGTGCCAGGTGATCAGCTTGGCGCCGAACGATTCGGCCAGTTGCTCGGCGAGCATGGTCTTGCCGGTGCCCGGTTCGCCCTTGACCAGCAGCGGCCGCTCCAGGGTGATGGCGGCGTTGACCGCCAGCTTCAGGTCATCGGTGGCGACGTAGGCCTGGGTGCCTTCGAACTTCATCTGCTAATCCTCGAACGGTAACGCCGACCTGAGCGGGCAGGGCGGGGGCGAAATAATCGGATGCCCGACTATAACGCGCGGCCCGGTCAACTGTGAACGCAGACGGCTTATTCAGTCTCTGAATGGGGCGTCACATGTTGACTCGGTTTCAGCCGAGGGCCAGTTGAACAAGTGCGCTAACCCGCATCCGGCTTCGGCCGTTCATACCGCGCATTGAACGCCTGGATGAATCCATTGCGCAAAATCTGCAAAAACGCTTCGAATGCGCTGATATCTTGCTGGTGCACGCTGCCGCTGAGTTCGACCCGGGTGGCGAACTGGTTCTTGCCCTGGTTTTTCAGCACGGTTTCGGTGCCACCGACCAGTGCTTCCCAGATTGAGCGGAAGATCCCCTTGTTCTTGTTCTCGACATCCTGCTGCCAGTTGAATACGTCGACGTCGCGCAGCAGCGGTTTGATGTAGCCCTTGAGTTGGCCGTTGGTGGCGGCGGCTTCGATGACCACGTCGCCGTGGCCGGCGTTGAAGTCGAATTTGCCGTAGGCCGAGGCGAAGTCGTTCATGCGCTTGAGTTCGATGTCCCGGGCCCGCAGGCGAAATTCGAAGTCTTCGAAGTTGCTCAACGGGTCGAAGGTGGCGCTGGTTTCCAGCGGCGCATGGCCCAACAGCAGGGCTTTGCCTTCGAAGCTAGCGTCACGCTTGCCTTCCTTGTCGACCACGTTGGTCAGGTTGTAAATGCTGGCGTCGACATTGGTCGCATTCATGTTTACCGGTGGTTTGGAGTTGAAGTTGCGAAAGCTGATACGGCCATCGTTGATCTGCACCTCGTCGAGGGTGATCGGCAGCAATTTGCTCAACTGCTCGCGCCAGTCGGTGCCTTGACCGGTCTGGGAGCTCTGCTTGTTGGCGCCGCCATCAACGAAGTTCACCTGAGGTTTGAAGAATTTCACCTGCGCCACGACAGCATGGTCATACCAAAGCGAGTGCCAACTGACAGACAGGTCGATAACCGGCGCATCGACGAATGGCACCGGTACCTTGCCGTCGGCCTTGACGATTTTCAGGCCATTGATCTTGTACGCGCCGCGCCAGAGCGCCAGGTCGACGTCGGTGATCTGGCCGCGGTAGTCGCCCATGTTGGCCAGTTTGTCATTCAAGTAATCACGCACGAGGTAGGGCAGGGCGATGTGCAGGGCGACCAGTAATACAACGAGAGTGGCGAAAATCCACAATGGCCAACGGTAGCGACGCTTCATGGCAGCAAATTCCGAACGGTGTAAAGCGATTGACTGCCGCTTGCCGCAGACGTTCGGCCCGACTGGACTGAGAAGGGCAACAGGCTTACCTTGGAGCGCTGAATTCAACGCTGCACAAGGACCCAGCCATGAGCCGTATTTTTGCTGACAACGCCCATTCCATCGGTAACACGCCGCTGGTGCAGATCAACCGCATCGCGCCCCGTGGCGTGACCATTCTGGCCAAGATCGAAGGTCGCAACCCGGGCTACTCGGTCAAGTGCCGGATCGGCGCCAACATGATCTGGGACGCCGAAAGCAGCGGCAAACTCAAGCCGGGCATGACCATCGTCGAGCCGACCTCCGGCAATACCGGCATCGGTCTGGCTTTCGTGGCTGCCGCTCGTGGTTACAAATTGCTGCTGACCATGCCGGCCTCGATGAGCATCGAGCGACGCAAGGTGCTCAAGGCGCTGGGCGCCGAGCTGGTGTTGACCGAGCCCGCCAAGGGCATGAAGGGTGCCATCGAAAAGGCCGCGGAGATCGTTGCCAGCGATGCGGGCAAATATTTCATGCCGGCCCAGTTCGACAACCCGGCCAACCCGGCCATCCACGAAAAAACCACCGGCCCGGAAATCTGGAACGACACCGATGGCGCCGTTGATGTGCTGGTGGCGGGCGTCGGTACCGGCGGAACCATTACTGGTGTGTCGCGGTATATCAAGAATACGGCGGGCAAACCGATTCTGTCGGTGGCAGTGGAACCGGTGTCTTCTCCGGTGATCACCCAGGCGCTGGCAGGCGAAGAAATCAAGCCGAGCCCACACAAGATTCAGGGCATCGGTGCCGGCTTTGTGCCGAAGAACCTTGATCTGTCGATGGTTGACCGGGTCGAGCTGGTGACCGATGAGGAGTCCAAGGCCATGGCCCTGCGCCTGATGCAGGAAGAGGGGATCCTGTGCGGGATTTCCTGCGGTGCGGCCATGTCGGTGGCGGTGCGCCTGGCGGAAACCCCGGAAATGCAGGGCAAGACCATTGTCGTGGTGCTGCCCGATTCCGGTGAACGCTATCTGTCGAGCATGTTGTTCAGTGATCTGTTCACCGATCAGGAAAACCAGCAGTAAGTGGCGCGTTGATTCAGGTCAGCCAGGGTTCAGGATTGTTATGTTAAGAAATGCTTTGTTGCGCAATTCTTAACACTGAATCTTGGGTCGGGCGGGTTTTTCCCGGAGCCGGTAGTGTTTATCATGGCCGGCCGCCATCTCGGGCAAATGACATGGCGTGGCGTTGTCTTATTTCAAGGAGTTGTTGATGACCTTTTCGTTAGCCGCCAAGGTGTCGGTGTTGCTGCTGTTTGTGGGCAGCATCCTCTACGTGCATTTGCGCGGCAAGGCGCGTTTGCCGGTGCTGCGTCAGTTCGTCAACCATTCGGCGCTGTTCGCACCCTACAACGCCTTGATGTACCTGTTCTCGGGCGTGCCATCCAAACCGTATCTGGATCGCAGCAAGTTTCCGGAACTGGACGTGTTGCGCGATAACTGGGAGACCATTCGCGACGAGGCCATGCACTTGTTCGACGAGGGCTATATTCGCGCCGCCGAGAAGAACAACGATGCCGGTTTTGGTTCGTTCTTCAAGAAGGGCTGGAAGCGTTTCTACCTCAAGTGGTACGACAAACCGCTGCCATCGGCCGAAACCCTGTGCCCGAAAACCGTGGCGCTGGTCAGTGCCATCCCCAACGTCAAAGGCGCGATGTTTGCGTTGTTGCCGGGGGGCAGTCATTTGAACCCGCACCGCGATCCGTTCGCCGGTTCCCTGCGTTATCACCTGGGCCTGTCGACGCCGAACTCCGACGATTGCCGGATTTTTGTCGACGGTCAGGTCTACGCCTGGCGCGACGGTGAAGACGTGATGTTCGACGAAACCTACGTGCACTGGGTCAAGAACGAAACCGAACAGACCCGGGTGATCCTGTTCTGCGACATCGAACGTCCGCTGAGCAATCGTCTCATGACCCGCATCAACCGCTTCATCAGCGCCTGGCTGGGCCGTGCCACGGCACCGCAGAACCTCGACGACGAGCGCGTCGGCGGGATCAATCAGGCTTACGCGTGGAGCAAGAACTTCAGCGACAAGTTCAGCGGTAAGGTCAAACAGTGGAAACGCCGCAATCCAAAGGCCTACCGCGTGATGCGGCCGGTGCTGGCGGTGGTGGTGCTGACGTTGCTGGGGTATTGGCTGTTTGGTTGAGGCTGGATTTGAAAACATGAAACCGCTCCTTGTGAGCGGTTTTTTATTTTTTCTGAATCAGGGACGGCCCGCCAGCAAGCTTGGTTCATCGATGGCTGTGCCGGTTGCAATGATCTGTAAGAGCCGCCTTTGACTGGCTGTCAGCCCCGTCAGATTAGAATCCTCCCTCAATGCATGCGCTTTTTTCTTTCTGGGGGACTTTTTTATTTCTTTGCGCATGTTCCCACCTTGGTTGATCAATATTTGAGCGTTTTTCACAATACTAGGCTCCCTACTGTTTTGACAAGACGGCCCTCGTTATCCAAACCAAAGCCGAGTTGTTCGTAAATTGGTATTGCTCCCTGGAATGGTTCTTGAACCTCGATCAAGCTGCCTCCAATGATGCGGGCGTATTGCTCTATAACCAGAACGGATAACGGTGCAACACGGTTCTTCAATGGATGAGTTTCTGTGGGTCGCCCCTCCAGTCGTACGATTCGAATGCGTTGCCGACTTTTATTCGGGTTGGCAAAGCAAAGTCCGCACAGTTCGGATTCAAACCAGATCGCGATGTCGAGAGCGAGAGGTTCGCGCGATTTCCATCCAATGACTTCTTCCCATGAAAAATGCGGGCTCTTCCAACACTCGAAAGCACTCAGCGCCAACGAGTCGATGGGTTCGAAACGTATTTTCGAAAGGTCAAGTGTTGTGGGGCCAGCCATCTCCAGGTCAGTCTGGAGTTGAGTCGTGGCAAGACGGGCAAGCTTCCTGGCTTGCGATTTATACAACTGATACCGCAGATGATTGCGTTCCCTTGGCATATGATTTCGAGCATTCCATGTCTCCCCATCAGTGGGTGTAGCCGTTGCTCGACAGACTATTCAGCTCTCGTCCACCCGTCGCTGGAGGCCCTTTGCCCAAAACGTTGCAATCCATGTCGCGGGCTGGTTATAGTCGGCGCTCGTGAGTCGCACGACTCACTGTCCAACCCTCCAAAAAAGATCAGCCCAGATGCCTGCATCCCCCATCAACGCGGTAGTCGATTCAGCGGTCAACGCTGGCGTCGTGCCGTGCGGGAATCAGCAGCCTGTGCAGATCAGTCATTACCCTCCACCTGTCAGTAGCACGCCGGTGTGCGCAGTCGTATCAGCGCCGGGCGTTGGTGTTTCGGGCTGATCGGCGTTTTCTGCTGACCCCTGTGCCCGCCTGAAAAAACCTACTGAATTTCAGCTTCGGCTGAGTTGGCTATTTGCCTGACTACAGGTGGTATTCATGTTTGTCCTTTCGAAAAAGTCCGCGCTCGCGGCCGCGTCCACGAGCCTGTTCGTTCTGCTGTGGAGCAGCGGGGCGATCTTCTCCAAATGGGGCCTGGCTCACGCTTCACCGTTTGCCTTTCTGCTGATGCGTTTTGTGATTGCGCTGTGCGGACTGGTGCTGTTGGTGCCGTTGCTCAAGTTGAAGTTGCCCAAGGGCGGCAAGCCGATGCTGTACGCGATGGCCACCGGCGTGGTGCTGTTGGGTGCCTATCAGATCTTCTATTTGCTGGCGCTGGACCTGAAGGTCACCCCCGGCGTGATGGCGACCATCATGGGCGTGCAGCCGATCCTAACGGTGGTGATCATGGAGCGGCAGCGCTCGGTGAGCCGGATGTTCGGTCTGGCACTGGGATTGGCCGGTCTGATCATGGTGGTTTATCAAGGCATCGGCCTGGCCGGCATGTCGCTGGCGGGGATGCTGTTCGGTCTGCTCGCGCTGGCAAGCATGACCTTCGGCTCGATCATGCAGAAACGCATCACCGACAATCCCCTCGGTACGCTGCCGGTGCAGTACCTGGCCGGTCTGCTGCTGTGCGGGATATTCGTGCCGTTCCAGCCATTTCACTTCGAGCACAGCGCCGGTTTCATCGTGCCGGTGTTGTGGATGGGACTGGTGGTGTCCGTGCTGGCGACGTTGCTGCTGTACCGGCTGATCGCCCGGGGCAATCTGGTGAATGTCACCAGTCTGTTCTATCTGGTGCCGGCCGTGACGGCGGTGATGGATTACCTGATTTTCGGTAATCGCCTGGCCGCGTTAAGCGTACTGGGGATGCTGTTGATCATCGTCGGTCTGGTGTTCGTGTTCCGTAAATCGGCTTAACCGCCACGCATGAAAAAGGCCCGGGAGGAAACTTCCGGGCCTTTGTGCGTCTGCCAATCAGCGGGTGGCGATTTCTGCCGACTTCACCGCCGCGGGTTTCAACACCAGCCACAGCGCAACCGCGATCAACACCCCGCCATACACGTGGGCCATCGACAGCGGTTCATCGAGAAACAGCGCCCCCCACAACACGCCGAACGGCGGAATCATGAAGGTCACGGTCATCGACTTCACCGGCCCGATGGAACTCAGCAGGCGGAAGTAAATGATGTAGGCAAACGCCGTGCAGCCCAGACCCAGGCCCAGCAGCGACAGCCAGACATTCCAGCCACCCCAGCTCACCGGCGGCGCAGTGATGACGCTGTAACCGAACAGCGGCAACAGAAACAGGGTCGCACCGAGCATGCTGCCCAGCGCCGACAGACGACTGTCGAGCCCGCCGGCCTGATCCAGCCAGCGTCGGGCAAGGAACCCGGCGAAGCCATAGCAGGTCGTTGCGAGCAGGCAGGCCACCGCGCCCATCAGCAGGTGCAGATCGAACGCGACCGGGCCGGCGCGGGTCAGCACGCCCACCCCGAGCAGACCGAGGAACACGCCGGCGAGTTTGGCCAGCGTGAGTTTTTCACTGAAGAACAATCCGCCGATCAACACCCCCATCAATGGCGTGGTGGCGTTGAAGATCGCCGAATACCCGGCGGGCAGAACCTGAGCGGCGACGGAGTACATGGTTGCCGGGAGGCCCGAGTTGATAACACCCAGCAGCATCACGGTCTTGAGTTTGCCTTTGAAATCCCAGCTGATGCGCATCAGACCGAGGATCACCAGCAGGCCGACGGCGGCAATCGAAACGCGGAAGAATCCGGTCGGAACCGTACCGATCGCGGGAGCGATGATGCGCATGAACAGGAAGCTTGCGCCCCAGATGGCAGCCAGCGACAACATGCGGAAAATATCGACAGGGCTCACGGGCCACTCCTTCCTTGATCGGGACGAGAGTGTTGCCGAGGGCCCCGGCGATGGCAACCGTTAATCAGGCATTTAATGTTCTGATCAGATCACGAAACGCGTCACTAGGCCGTTGAGGTCGACGGCCAGCCGCGACAGTTCCTGACTGGCGGCAGACGTCTGGGTTGCTCCGGCAGCGGTCTGGGTCGACAGATCGCGGATGGTCACCAGGTTCTCGTCGACTTCCCGGGCCACCAGCGCCTGTTGCTCGGCGGCGCTGGCGATGACCAGATTGCGCTGGTTGATCTGCGAGATCGACGCGGTGATTTTCTCCAGTGCATGGCCGGCGCTGTTGGCACGGCGCAGGGTTTGGCTGGCCTGCTCGGCGCTGTTTTGCAATGCATCGACGGTGGCTCCGGTGCCTTGCTGGATGCTGCTGATCATCAGCTCGATTTCTTCGGTGGAGTTCTGCGTGCGCTGGGCCAGCGAGCGAACCTCGTCGGCGACTACCGCAAACCCGCGTCCGGCCTCACCGGCCCGCGCCGCTTCAATGGCGGCGTTCAGGGCCAACAGATTGGTCTGCCCGGCGATGCCGCGAATCACCTCCAGAACCTTACTGATGTCCTGGGCCTGAGTCGCAAGGCCCTCGGCCTGTTCGGAGGCGCCGAGCACGGCGCTGACCAGTTCCTGAATCGAACTGATGGTCTCACTGACCTGCACATGCCCGTGCTTGCTGTCCTCGTTCGAGGCTTCGGACGCCTCGGCGCTGGACACCGCATTGGCGGCCACTTCATCGACCGCCGTGCTCATTTCAGTGACCGCCGTGGCGGCTTGCTCGATCTGGTCGTTCTGCTGTTGCAGGCCGCGGGTGCTCTGTTCCATCACCGAACTCATTTCCTCGGCGGCGGAGGCCAGTTGTTGGGCCGACTCGCTGATGCCGCGAATGGTCGAGCGCAGATTGCCCTGCATTTCGGCCAGCGCCGTGAGCAACTGCGCCGCTTCGTCCCGGCCGTCGCTGTCGATGCGACCGCTGAGGTCTCCCGAAGCAATTCGCCGTGCCACGTTCAGCGCCTGATTGATCGGCGCGGTGATGCTGCGTGTCAGCAGCCAGGCCAGCAGTAACGTGGCAATCAGGGCGATGACGATGATCGTGGCGACAATCCACAGCGCCTGCTGATACATCGCCGCTGCGGACTTGGCCGCGGCATCCGCGCCCTGCTGATTGAGGGTGATCATCTGCTCCAGGGTTTTGTCGAGCACCGTGCCCTGCGGCGCCAGTTCATTGTTCAGGCGCGTGTAGGCCTGTTCGTTCTGTCCGGCGTCGATCTGTTTGATGATCTGGTCGAGGATGCTCAAGTACTTGGCCGTATCGGCGCTCAGACCTTCCAGCATCGTCTGTTCCTGATCGCTGGTGATCAGGGCTTTGTGGTCGTCGAGGCGCTTGAGCAGTTCCTGGCGTTGCACGGTAAGCAGGCCCTTGCTGCGTTCGCGAACGGCCGCCTGAGTGCTGGTGATCAGGCGCAGGGATTCGAGACGGATGCTGGCGATGTTAGCCGCTGTGTCATGGATGCTTTCGATGCTGGGCATCCACGACTCCTCGATCACCGCCGCGCTCTCGCGCAGGGTTTTCATCTGGCCCAGCCCGAACAGGCCGACCACCACCAGCAGACTGGCCAGAACGGCAAAACACAAACTGGCGCGCAAACCGATACGCAGATTCCGGATAGACATCAATGTGCTCCTTAGGATGAGAGAGAGGATGTCCTCGTGAACCGAGGATCTTGTTGTGAGGCGGGTAATGGCGGGGTGTATATCAAAGTGCCATCATCTTGGTAAGGCCGGACTGATATTCGAGGCCGCACGAAGTCGGCAGGCGTGGTCAATCAGGGAAAGCCGCGAACTAGAGATGTCGCTG
Protein-coding sequences here:
- a CDS encoding methyl-accepting chemotaxis protein, producing MSIRNLRIGLRASLCFAVLASLLVVVGLFGLGQMKTLRESAAVIEESWMPSIESIHDTAANIASIRLESLRLITSTQAAVRERSKGLLTVQRQELLKRLDDHKALITSDQEQTMLEGLSADTAKYLSILDQIIKQIDAGQNEQAYTRLNNELAPQGTVLDKTLEQMITLNQQGADAAAKSAAAMYQQALWIVATIIVIALIATLLLAWLLTRSITAPINQALNVARRIASGDLSGRIDSDGRDEAAQLLTALAEMQGNLRSTIRGISESAQQLASAAEEMSSVMEQSTRGLQQQNDQIEQAATAVTEMSTAVDEVAANAVSSAEASEASNEDSKHGHVQVSETISSIQELVSAVLGASEQAEGLATQAQDISKVLEVIRGIAGQTNLLALNAAIEAARAGEAGRGFAVVADEVRSLAQRTQNSTEEIELMISSIQQGTGATVDALQNSAEQASQTLRRANSAGHALEKITASISQINQRNLVIASAAEQQALVAREVDENLVTIRDLSTQTAAGATQTSAASQELSRLAVDLNGLVTRFVI